The Nitrospira sp. genome window below encodes:
- a CDS encoding type II toxin-antitoxin system HicA family toxin, whose translation MPPKIRELIAELTKAGFKDRGGKGSHRNFVHPRVTKPVTLSGKSGDDAKQYQLRAVRSAIEETKK comes from the coding sequence ATGCCCCCAAAAATCAGGGAGCTGATAGCCGAACTGACGAAGGCTGGATTCAAGGATCGGGGCGGTAAAGGGAGTCATAGAAACTTCGTTCATCCACGAGTGACGAAACCGGTTACCCTATCGGGTAAGTCAGGCGACGATGCTAAGCAGTACCAGCTTCGTGCTGTCCGGTCAGCCATAGAGGAGACCAAAAAATGA
- a CDS encoding DsbA family protein yields the protein MNSIHIWNRFTSSPAIFASLILVASGCSSTANESKATSVVSQDLTDAAIERYIRNHPEVIVQSLQAMEAKREAEQRERQKIALTAKQQELLHDPTSPVSGNPKGEITLVEFYDYRCGYCKRAASAVTELQKVDPRVRVVYKDFPILGEPSELAAKAALASQAQGKHQAFHEALLASHSDMTKDEILNIAVSVGLNAGRLEADMADPKWQAVIDKNRGLAQELGISGTPGFIVGNELVPGALDLNGLKELIARAGQGR from the coding sequence ATGAATAGTATCCACATCTGGAACCGCTTTACCTCGTCACCGGCCATCTTTGCTAGTCTGATCCTGGTTGCTTCAGGTTGCTCAAGCACGGCCAATGAAAGCAAGGCTACCTCAGTCGTCTCTCAAGACCTCACCGACGCCGCCATTGAACGCTACATCCGAAATCATCCGGAAGTGATTGTCCAATCGCTGCAGGCGATGGAAGCGAAGCGTGAAGCGGAACAGCGGGAACGTCAAAAAATTGCCCTGACTGCCAAACAGCAGGAACTGCTTCACGATCCGACATCTCCGGTCAGCGGCAATCCCAAGGGCGAAATCACGCTAGTCGAGTTCTATGATTACCGTTGCGGCTACTGTAAACGTGCGGCGTCGGCTGTGACGGAACTGCAGAAGGTGGATCCTCGGGTGCGGGTGGTCTACAAGGACTTTCCCATTTTGGGCGAACCGTCGGAACTCGCAGCCAAGGCTGCACTCGCGTCTCAAGCGCAAGGCAAGCACCAAGCCTTCCACGAAGCCCTGCTCGCGTCCCACTCAGACATGACGAAGGATGAGATTCTAAACATCGCGGTGAGCGTCGGTCTCAATGCGGGGCGCCTGGAAGCCGACATGGCCGATCCGAAGTGGCAGGCCGTCATCGACAAGAACCGGGGGCTCGCTCAAGAGCTCGGCATCTCGGGAACCCCAGGCTTCATCGTGGGCAATGAACTGGTGCCTGGGGCGTTGGATTTGAATGGGCTGAAAGAACTCATTGCTCGGGCGGGACAGGGGAGATGA
- a CDS encoding DUF2442 domain-containing protein, whose product MRITELQVEPSWMPSIVADDGRIGRFGEAPSSEAFEALRDQSEFVKVANGGYFVEWACGADLSADTIEARWQVIGKVARQSPG is encoded by the coding sequence TTGAGGATTACGGAACTGCAAGTAGAACCTAGCTGGATGCCGTCAATTGTGGCAGATGATGGCCGCATCGGTCGGTTTGGTGAAGCCCCTTCCAGTGAGGCGTTCGAGGCGCTCCGAGATCAAAGCGAATTTGTGAAGGTCGCCAATGGCGGGTATTTTGTCGAATGGGCATGTGGTGCTGACTTGTCAGCAGACACGATTGAGGCTCGGTGGCAGGTTATAGGAAAAGTGGCTCGGCAATCACCTGGGTGA
- a CDS encoding TPM domain-containing protein — MSLFHEHRYWSSKACLGVIFFLSVGDASAALYERPKERVPLPSPIGYVSDHAQVVDDAWKERIRSVCTDLEKKSGVEMVIVTVPTIKPYPSAREYADALYQKWQIGSTQQEHGLMVLVAVEERQAAMALGRRMFPVITPTVRDDVGRTYLQPAIERGQFGEGLYRAAVALATPAQEVRLDTPTRPRIKGLGVWITLGTTMAIVAFFWMISRPDLRHPYRRIQNGEYWGTGQGGFGGNWGGFGGATSGESWW, encoded by the coding sequence GTGAGCCTGTTTCACGAGCACCGGTACTGGAGCAGCAAGGCGTGCTTAGGTGTAATCTTCTTCCTTTCGGTTGGCGATGCATCGGCTGCGCTCTATGAACGGCCAAAAGAACGTGTGCCGCTTCCGAGTCCCATCGGATATGTGAGCGATCATGCGCAAGTCGTCGACGATGCATGGAAGGAACGCATCCGGTCCGTCTGTACCGATCTTGAAAAGAAAAGCGGCGTGGAGATGGTGATCGTGACGGTGCCCACGATTAAGCCGTATCCGAGCGCCAGAGAATATGCCGATGCACTGTATCAAAAATGGCAAATCGGTTCGACGCAACAGGAACATGGGTTGATGGTGTTGGTGGCTGTGGAAGAACGGCAGGCAGCCATGGCCCTGGGGCGCAGAATGTTTCCGGTCATTACGCCGACCGTCAGGGATGATGTGGGCCGTACCTATCTCCAGCCTGCGATCGAACGAGGACAATTTGGTGAAGGGTTGTATCGCGCGGCGGTCGCTCTGGCGACCCCTGCGCAAGAGGTGCGACTCGATACGCCGACTCGGCCTCGTATCAAGGGGCTCGGAGTCTGGATTACGCTTGGGACCACCATGGCGATCGTCGCGTTCTTCTGGATGATCAGCCGGCCCGATCTCCGGCATCCCTATCGCCGTATTCAGAATGGTGAATATTGGGGAACCGGCCAGGGCGGCTTCGGCGGGAACTGGGGCGGCTTTGGTGGAGCCACGAGTGGGGAAAGTTGGTGGTGA
- a CDS encoding FAD-dependent monooxygenase produces the protein MVVETDIAVVGAGGGGAVLALALAQKGIKTIVLERAPGPPQGLRGEILQPNGQRVLDQLGLLNELPSESTRTVHKFHFCRVGGERLCTVDYGDLPPPYNRAVVTLPNVAHHAILGAIEQEPSVSLRYRSTFTGLLRDQGRVVGLTAKQDDAELTIKAKVVVGADGAFSKVREALQISAELHLYPQGYLIALLDAAIPLEEAKYFVGKKTILGMFPAAGDKVYAFYMIKAGSYDHVKAQGLPALQEAWTKIDPSSEPIFRTLTDWKHTAFMPTGRVRTPTWVADGAVLIGDAAHAMNPHASQGRMQAMVDAMTLADLLPECLATNDYSAAKLRSYEILRRPQVTMLQKLADEQVLFWNTANPVIAFLRDRVFSTLDRNARLRYRVLSTTAGLRKDPPFGMMDRLMAAGFLPDPSARDMAAGGAR, from the coding sequence ATGGTCGTGGAGACGGACATTGCGGTCGTCGGAGCCGGTGGAGGCGGGGCCGTCCTGGCTCTTGCCTTGGCCCAGAAGGGGATCAAAACCATTGTTCTTGAACGGGCGCCCGGACCACCGCAGGGATTGCGTGGCGAGATTCTGCAACCGAACGGGCAGCGGGTGCTCGATCAGCTAGGACTTCTGAATGAGCTGCCCAGCGAATCCACGCGAACGGTGCATAAGTTTCATTTCTGCCGGGTCGGCGGTGAGCGGTTATGTACCGTGGACTATGGCGATCTTCCGCCACCCTATAATCGTGCCGTGGTCACCCTTCCCAATGTGGCGCACCATGCCATCCTCGGCGCGATCGAGCAGGAGCCTTCCGTCTCGTTGCGGTATCGATCGACGTTTACGGGGTTGCTGCGTGACCAAGGCCGAGTCGTCGGGTTGACCGCCAAGCAGGACGATGCGGAGCTCACTATAAAAGCCAAGGTGGTCGTCGGTGCCGATGGGGCCTTTTCAAAGGTTCGGGAAGCCTTGCAGATCTCGGCGGAGCTGCATCTCTATCCGCAAGGATACTTGATCGCGCTATTAGACGCGGCGATTCCGCTGGAGGAAGCGAAGTATTTCGTAGGGAAGAAGACCATCCTCGGGATGTTTCCTGCCGCCGGAGACAAAGTGTATGCGTTCTATATGATCAAGGCTGGTTCGTATGACCATGTGAAAGCGCAGGGGCTTCCAGCGCTCCAGGAAGCCTGGACCAAAATCGATCCGTCCAGTGAACCGATATTCCGTACGTTGACGGACTGGAAGCACACAGCCTTTATGCCGACCGGGCGTGTGCGAACACCGACCTGGGTGGCAGATGGAGCGGTGCTGATTGGGGATGCCGCCCATGCCATGAATCCCCATGCCTCACAGGGGCGCATGCAGGCGATGGTCGATGCGATGACCTTGGCGGACCTCTTGCCCGAGTGTCTGGCGACGAATGACTATTCGGCCGCCAAGCTCAGGAGCTACGAAATCCTCCGTCGGCCACAGGTGACCATGCTGCAGAAATTGGCCGACGAGCAGGTGCTGTTTTGGAATACGGCAAACCCGGTCATTGCGTTTCTCCGTGACCGTGTGTTCAGCACGTTGGACCGCAACGCGCGACTTCGATATCGGGTCTTGTCGACCACAGCCGGACTTCGCAAGGACCCCCCATTCGGCATGATGGATCGCCTCATGGCAGCCGGATTCTTGCCGGATCCTTCAGCCCGCGACATGGCAGCGGGAGGGGCGCGGTAA
- a CDS encoding phospholipase D family protein, producing MTSAVEVWYGPDDRPLEHLVQTYDRAKRYIFVAVYGLTSPLTVKALVGAKKRGVDVRVLTDRQRLNDPKQKTALSALREAGIPIKINRHDALMHLKQVVIDDEVNTNGSMNQTTSGNRYNDERLDVIRDHAITVKAREKFLSLWKDQERFQDWK from the coding sequence TTGACCTCAGCGGTGGAGGTGTGGTATGGGCCGGACGATCGACCGCTTGAGCATCTTGTGCAGACGTACGATCGTGCCAAACGGTATATCTTTGTGGCAGTCTATGGATTAACGTCCCCTCTGACGGTGAAGGCGCTGGTAGGGGCGAAAAAACGCGGGGTGGATGTCCGTGTCCTCACGGATCGTCAACGATTGAATGATCCGAAGCAGAAGACGGCGCTGTCGGCTCTGCGTGAAGCGGGGATTCCCATCAAGATCAATCGACACGATGCGCTCATGCATCTGAAACAGGTCGTCATCGACGACGAGGTAAATACCAACGGCTCAATGAATCAGACGACCAGCGGCAATCGCTACAACGATGAGCGGCTGGATGTCATCAGAGACCATGCCATCACGGTGAAGGCACGAGAAAAGTTTCTCTCACTGTGGAAGGACCAAGAACGATTCCAGGATTGGAAATGA
- the thiS gene encoding sulfur carrier protein ThiS, with protein sequence MQVKINGKPEEIQAGTVLDLLNVKKIEPQMVAVEVNDKVLERDDLATTRLNEGDQVEFLFYMGGGR encoded by the coding sequence GTGCAGGTCAAAATCAATGGGAAGCCTGAGGAGATCCAGGCCGGAACAGTCCTCGACTTATTGAACGTGAAGAAGATCGAGCCCCAGATGGTCGCGGTTGAGGTCAACGACAAGGTGCTGGAACGCGATGATCTTGCCACGACCCGCCTCAATGAAGGGGACCAGGTGGAGTTTCTCTTCTATATGGGGGGCGGTCGGTGA
- the moeB gene encoding molybdopterin-synthase adenylyltransferase MoeB, translating to MEFTEEQINRYSRHILLPEVGGKGQKKIAKSRILLVGAGGLGSPAALYLAAAGVGTIGLIDSDVVDLTNLQRQIFHHTPDVGRPKVQSGKEKIQALNPDVSVSMYEERLTAGNALKIIGDYDVVIDGVDNFPAKFLINDACFFAEKPLIHGGILRFDGRVTTIIPKKSACYRCVFKAPPPPGLVASCQEAGVIGVLAGIIGTIQATEALKLILGVGRPLTDRLLDFDARKTQFREIRIRRNPNCALCGEHPTITELFDDGDPYAGCAVRPST from the coding sequence ATGGAATTCACTGAAGAGCAAATAAATCGCTATAGCCGGCATATTTTGCTGCCGGAAGTCGGCGGCAAGGGACAGAAGAAAATCGCCAAGTCTCGAATTCTTCTCGTCGGTGCCGGTGGTCTCGGCTCACCGGCTGCGCTGTATCTGGCTGCAGCAGGAGTGGGCACGATTGGGTTGATCGACAGTGATGTCGTGGATCTGACCAACCTCCAGCGCCAGATCTTCCACCATACGCCCGACGTGGGACGTCCAAAGGTGCAGTCGGGAAAAGAAAAGATCCAGGCACTGAACCCAGATGTCTCCGTTTCAATGTACGAGGAACGCCTTACGGCTGGAAATGCGCTCAAGATTATCGGTGACTATGATGTCGTCATCGATGGTGTCGATAATTTCCCGGCAAAGTTCCTCATCAACGATGCCTGCTTTTTCGCCGAGAAGCCGCTGATTCATGGAGGCATTCTCCGTTTCGACGGCCGCGTCACCACTATCATTCCAAAGAAATCGGCCTGCTATCGTTGCGTGTTCAAAGCCCCTCCTCCACCCGGCTTGGTCGCCTCCTGTCAAGAAGCTGGCGTCATCGGGGTGTTGGCGGGTATTATCGGAACGATTCAAGCGACGGAGGCGTTGAAGCTCATTCTTGGGGTCGGACGCCCGTTGACCGATCGCTTACTCGACTTCGACGCTCGTAAAACCCAATTTCGAGAGATCAGGATCCGACGTAACCCGAATTGTGCGCTCTGCGGGGAACATCCGACGATTACTGAGTTGTTCGACGATGGGGATCCATATGCCGGATGCGCCGTGCGTCCATCGACATAG
- a CDS encoding threonine synthase — MSKMKALVCRECGKEYPTKAIHVCEMCFGPLEVKYNYDEIKKTISRKKIADGPHSMWRYLDLLPVEGTNFVGPHAGFTPLVRAKNLGAYLGLDELYIKNDTVNHPTLSFKDRVVAVALTRARELGFETVACASTGNLANSVSAHAASANLHCYVFIPGDLEAAKVLGNLIYRPHVVEIEGNYDDVNRLCSEIAGEHGWAFVNINIRPYYAEGSKTLAFETVEQLGWKTPDQVVIPMASGSLLTKIWKGLHEMKALGLIDDVRTKINGAQAEGCSPISTAFKAGRDFFKPVKPQTIAKSLAIGNPADGYYALKATAESHGAMDMVTDEEVVEGIQLLAQTEGIFAETAGGVTIGVLKKLVKQGIIKKDEVTVAYVTGNGLKTQEAVIDSVGRPVRIQPSLVDFEKTFKMGKNGGGDA, encoded by the coding sequence ATGAGTAAAATGAAAGCGCTGGTTTGCCGGGAATGCGGCAAGGAATATCCGACGAAAGCGATCCATGTCTGCGAGATGTGCTTCGGCCCGCTCGAAGTGAAGTATAACTACGACGAGATCAAGAAGACCATTTCTCGTAAGAAGATCGCGGACGGCCCGCACAGCATGTGGCGCTACCTCGACCTGCTGCCGGTCGAAGGCACGAATTTCGTCGGACCGCATGCGGGGTTTACCCCCCTCGTGCGTGCCAAGAATCTCGGGGCCTATCTTGGGCTCGACGAACTCTATATCAAAAACGATACGGTGAACCACCCGACCCTTTCCTTCAAGGATCGTGTTGTCGCCGTCGCGCTGACACGCGCGCGTGAACTTGGATTTGAAACAGTCGCTTGCGCCTCCACCGGTAACTTGGCGAACTCCGTGTCTGCCCACGCGGCCTCGGCAAACTTACATTGCTACGTCTTTATTCCCGGCGACCTAGAGGCGGCAAAGGTCCTGGGCAATTTGATTTATCGACCACATGTCGTCGAGATCGAAGGCAACTACGACGATGTCAACCGGCTGTGCAGCGAGATCGCGGGCGAGCACGGATGGGCGTTCGTGAACATCAACATCCGTCCCTATTATGCCGAAGGCTCAAAGACACTTGCCTTTGAAACTGTGGAACAACTGGGATGGAAAACACCGGATCAGGTTGTCATTCCGATGGCATCCGGCTCACTGTTGACCAAGATTTGGAAAGGCCTGCATGAGATGAAGGCCTTGGGCCTCATCGATGATGTTCGCACAAAGATCAACGGCGCCCAAGCAGAAGGTTGTTCACCGATCTCCACGGCATTCAAAGCGGGACGAGATTTCTTCAAGCCGGTCAAACCGCAGACGATTGCCAAGTCTCTTGCCATCGGGAACCCAGCTGATGGCTACTATGCCCTCAAAGCCACCGCTGAAAGTCACGGAGCCATGGACATGGTGACGGACGAAGAAGTCGTCGAAGGCATCCAGTTGCTGGCCCAAACCGAAGGCATCTTCGCGGAAACGGCGGGCGGTGTCACGATCGGCGTACTCAAAAAACTCGTGAAGCAGGGAATCATCAAGAAAGACGAGGTCACAGTGGCCTACGTGACCGGTAATGGCTTAAAGACGCAGGAAGCGGTGATCGACTCGGTCGGTCGTCCGGTTCGAATTCAGCCCAGCCTGGTCGACTTTGAAAAGACATTTAAAATGGGAAAGAATGGTGGTGGTGACGCATGA
- a CDS encoding MoaD/ThiS family protein: MIKVRIPTPLRPLTKGQGEVETKAASVLEMIETLNNAHPGIKDRLCDETGELRRFVNIYVNEEDIRFLKGKETSLKDGDEVSIVPAIAGG, translated from the coding sequence ATGATTAAGGTTCGTATTCCGACTCCGCTTCGCCCCCTGACCAAGGGTCAGGGAGAGGTGGAAACCAAAGCTGCCAGTGTCCTTGAAATGATTGAGACGTTGAACAACGCCCATCCCGGCATCAAAGATCGTCTCTGCGACGAAACAGGAGAACTCCGTCGCTTCGTCAACATTTATGTGAATGAAGAAGATATTCGCTTTCTCAAGGGGAAAGAGACCTCCCTCAAGGACGGCGACGAGGTTTCCATCGTCCCAGCGATCGCGGGAGGGTAA
- a CDS encoding NIL domain-containing protein, with protein sequence MSHLRFHIRFPEEKIRQPIIYQIGREYNVVTDVRRADVRETTGWADVEFSGDTAEIERAIAGLRAKGCVVDPIELNVVE encoded by the coding sequence ATGTCACACTTGCGCTTCCATATCCGTTTTCCGGAAGAGAAGATCAGGCAGCCGATTATTTATCAAATCGGTCGCGAATATAACGTCGTCACCGATGTCCGACGAGCGGACGTTCGTGAGACCACTGGCTGGGCGGACGTGGAGTTCTCAGGTGATACGGCGGAAATTGAACGGGCCATCGCTGGGCTCCGAGCCAAGGGCTGTGTCGTCGACCCAATCGAATTGAATGTCGTGGAATAA
- the moeB gene encoding molybdopterin-synthase adenylyltransferase MoeB, protein MELTEPEIQRYSRHIILQDVGGKGQLKLKRAKVLLIGAGGLGSPAGLYLAAAGIGTIGLVDGDVVDLSNLQRQIMHSTATLGEPKVESGRKTLSAINPDITVNAYHQLVDADNILSLVSQYDIVLDGSDNFTTRFLVNDACFFAKKTLISASMFRFEGQLTTIKPHQGYPCYRCLYPEPPPAGLVPNCQEAGVLGVLAGTMGILQASEAIKEILGIGETVADKLVIYDALDMKFRKVSRPKDPTCPLCGPNPKIKDLSLDYTVSCTI, encoded by the coding sequence ATGGAACTCACCGAACCAGAAATTCAACGCTATAGCCGACACATCATTCTTCAGGATGTCGGCGGCAAAGGACAACTCAAGCTCAAGCGAGCGAAGGTGCTGTTGATCGGTGCAGGCGGGTTAGGGTCTCCAGCCGGTCTGTACCTTGCCGCTGCCGGGATCGGCACGATCGGTCTCGTCGATGGAGATGTCGTCGACCTGTCGAATCTGCAACGGCAAATCATGCACTCGACCGCCACACTCGGGGAGCCGAAGGTGGAGTCGGGGCGAAAGACTCTTTCAGCCATCAATCCAGATATCACCGTCAACGCCTATCACCAGCTGGTCGATGCCGACAACATCTTGTCGCTGGTCTCGCAATACGACATCGTTCTCGACGGCTCTGATAACTTCACCACGCGTTTCCTGGTCAACGACGCCTGTTTCTTTGCTAAGAAAACACTCATCTCCGCCAGCATGTTTCGGTTTGAGGGCCAACTGACGACCATCAAGCCACACCAAGGCTATCCTTGCTACCGCTGCCTCTACCCCGAGCCTCCACCGGCCGGACTGGTGCCGAATTGCCAGGAGGCCGGAGTCCTGGGTGTTCTAGCCGGGACGATGGGTATCCTTCAGGCTTCCGAAGCCATCAAGGAAATCCTCGGCATTGGAGAAACGGTCGCCGACAAGCTTGTGATCTATGACGCGCTGGACATGAAGTTCAGAAAGGTCAGCCGACCCAAGGATCCTACCTGCCCATTGTGCGGACCCAATCCGAAAATTAAGGATCTGAGTTTGGACTACACCGTCAGCTGCACCATCTGA
- a CDS encoding M67 family metallopeptidase has protein sequence MTDLVIPKTIIDDIIAHAKELTPHECCGLLAGTNGVVSHLYRIKNIVAMEGAHNLSSFDAAKAAHLERLTPDERAEIAFVMDMQDFSTAKKDMRNRGLDLRVVYHSHPHDPARPSVTDIKIASDYEEIWPKINLPIPAYLLVSLMNPTPDVRCYWIKSGQVSPTDFVIR, from the coding sequence GTGACGGATCTGGTCATTCCCAAGACAATAATCGACGACATCATTGCCCACGCGAAGGAACTCACTCCGCATGAATGCTGTGGACTGCTGGCTGGAACCAACGGTGTCGTCAGCCACCTGTATCGCATTAAGAACATCGTCGCGATGGAAGGTGCTCACAATCTCTCCTCCTTCGATGCAGCCAAGGCCGCGCATCTCGAACGGCTCACACCGGATGAACGCGCGGAGATTGCCTTTGTCATGGACATGCAGGACTTCTCGACCGCGAAGAAGGACATGCGGAATCGAGGGCTCGACCTACGAGTCGTCTACCACTCGCATCCCCATGACCCAGCCCGCCCCTCGGTCACCGACATCAAGATCGCCAGTGACTATGAAGAAATTTGGCCCAAGATCAATCTCCCTATTCCTGCCTACCTTCTTGTTTCTCTCATGAACCCTACGCCCGATGTACGGTGCTACTGGATCAAATCGGGACAAGTCTCCCCTACTGATTTTGTGATTCGCTGA